The proteins below are encoded in one region of Methanosarcina barkeri 3:
- a CDS encoding EFR1 family ferrodoxin (N-terminal region resembles flavodoxins. C-terminal ferrodoxin region binds two 4Fe-4S clusters.): MKIKSVKLVYFSPTGTTKAVVQGIAHGINPGTVELIDIIRPDARKQSLQTSENELLVVGVPVYMGRVPALLDEWLHTIQAHNTPTVCVVVYGNRAYEDALLELKNLLTKCGCIPIACAAYLGEHSFSNSETPTAQGRPDKDDLHHAEVFGQKIREKLQSVSSISQFSDVHVPGTYPYGGVTKLWTVDFIAVSDECSQCGTCAEVCPVGAVDAENSLLIDIEKCITCCACIKNCPQSARSMKPGLVKDASVRLHTLYSQRKEPECFI; this comes from the coding sequence ATGAAAATAAAATCTGTGAAATTAGTTTATTTTTCACCTACCGGAACAACAAAAGCAGTTGTTCAGGGCATTGCGCATGGCATTAATCCAGGCACCGTGGAATTAATCGATATTATCAGACCGGATGCAAGAAAACAATCATTGCAGACATCGGAAAATGAATTGCTTGTAGTTGGAGTTCCTGTTTATATGGGAAGAGTGCCGGCATTATTAGATGAATGGCTGCATACAATTCAAGCTCATAATACACCAACGGTCTGTGTTGTTGTCTATGGCAATCGGGCATACGAAGATGCATTACTCGAACTAAAAAATCTTTTAACTAAATGTGGGTGTATTCCCATTGCCTGTGCAGCATATCTTGGAGAACACTCATTCTCAAATTCCGAGACGCCAACGGCACAGGGACGTCCAGATAAAGATGATTTACACCATGCAGAAGTATTTGGACAGAAAATACGTGAGAAGCTGCAATCTGTTTCCTCAATCTCTCAGTTTTCTGATGTGCATGTTCCTGGCACTTATCCTTATGGAGGAGTTACGAAATTGTGGACTGTTGATTTTATCGCAGTCAGTGATGAGTGTTCACAGTGCGGAACCTGTGCAGAGGTGTGTCCTGTAGGTGCTGTTGATGCGGAAAATTCCCTTTTGATTGATATAGAAAAATGCATTACTTGCTGTGCGTGTATCAAAAACTGCCCGCAAAGTGCCAGATCGATGAAACCCGGGCTGGTTAAAGACGCATCAGTGCGTCTCCATACGCTCTATAGCCAACGAAAGGAGCCTGAATGTTTTATCTAA
- a CDS encoding TetR/AcrR family transcriptional regulator, with translation MGIADRRQREKEQRKTEIIDAAERLFFSRSYEDVSMEDIAREVELNKATIYLYFKNKETLFATIVLRGIQILKEKYTECMEKQVPGIVKVALMGQAYYQYAQEYPDYLRMIHFYGSERFSKENPCTAEIGKGYGTCRLLLRDAIRQGIDDGTIRADIDPFLTSMYLMISFMGTLSMENKWKLVIESEGFSYEQFASEFFRFITPAISSGENSHKMDVKDFASFGFFLTEPLAPEGKKKEKS, from the coding sequence ATGGGAATCGCCGATAGAAGGCAAAGAGAAAAGGAACAGCGAAAAACAGAGATTATCGATGCAGCCGAACGTCTCTTTTTTTCTCGAAGTTATGAAGATGTTTCTATGGAAGACATCGCCCGCGAGGTCGAACTGAATAAGGCTACTATTTATCTATATTTTAAAAATAAGGAGACGCTTTTTGCAACCATTGTACTCCGTGGTATCCAGATCCTTAAAGAAAAATACACGGAATGCATGGAGAAACAGGTGCCTGGCATTGTCAAGGTAGCTCTGATGGGCCAGGCTTATTACCAGTATGCACAGGAATATCCCGATTATCTTCGCATGATTCATTTTTACGGTTCTGAGCGTTTTTCCAAAGAAAACCCGTGTACCGCAGAGATCGGAAAAGGATACGGTACTTGCCGTCTGCTCCTGCGGGATGCGATCCGGCAGGGTATCGATGACGGTACAATCCGTGCCGATATCGATCCGTTCCTGACCTCGATGTACCTTATGATCTCCTTCATGGGTACCTTGTCAATGGAAAATAAATGGAAACTGGTGATCGAATCGGAGGGTTTCAGCTACGAGCAGTTTGCCAGTGAGTTTTTCCGTTTCATCACTCCTGCTATCTCTTCAGGTGAGAACTCTCACAAAATGGATGTCAAAGATTTCGCATCGTTTGGATTTTTTTTAACCGAGCCTTTGGCACCTGAGGGAAAAAAGAAAGAAAAATCTTAA
- the nudC gene encoding NAD(+) diphosphatase, producing the protein MNIMTPVDRESHTCPEFFPEFIIGIEPPANRTEKALWFIFRGREILIKLNKNPGAIPKLLNLGEIGLSGNREQYLGTLDGTHCYSVELPEDAQAPEGMKFADLRQAYSELNEKCFALVNKAVQIMEWDRTNQYCSRCGTKTVQKPGERGKECPDCGELFYPRISPAVIVLIRKEHEILLARSPNFPTGRYGLIAGFVEPGESAEDAVVREIREEVGIKVKNINYFETQAWPFPNSLMIGFTAEYDSGDIQPDGFEIEDARWFSVENLPDLPGKISIARKLIDHFLKEEGLEV; encoded by the coding sequence ATGAACATTATGACCCCAGTAGACAGGGAAAGTCACACTTGCCCGGAATTCTTCCCGGAATTTATCATAGGCATCGAGCCGCCAGCCAACAGGACGGAAAAAGCACTCTGGTTCATTTTTCGGGGCCGAGAGATTCTAATCAAGCTTAATAAAAATCCAGGAGCAATTCCAAAACTGCTAAACCTTGGAGAAATCGGGCTTTCGGGAAATCGGGAACAATATCTTGGAACTCTTGATGGAACCCATTGTTATTCCGTGGAACTTCCTGAAGACGCACAGGCACCTGAGGGAATGAAATTTGCAGATCTCAGGCAAGCTTATTCGGAATTGAATGAGAAGTGTTTTGCGCTGGTGAATAAAGCCGTCCAGATTATGGAATGGGATAGAACTAACCAGTATTGCAGCCGCTGCGGGACAAAGACTGTGCAAAAACCCGGAGAGAGAGGTAAGGAGTGCCCTGACTGCGGTGAGCTTTTCTATCCTAGAATCTCTCCTGCCGTGATCGTACTTATCCGAAAAGAGCATGAGATTTTACTTGCAAGGTCCCCGAATTTTCCGACAGGAAGGTACGGTTTGATAGCCGGTTTTGTTGAACCTGGAGAATCAGCCGAAGATGCGGTAGTGAGGGAAATCAGAGAAGAAGTTGGAATTAAGGTCAAAAATATCAATTATTTCGAAACACAGGCCTGGCCGTTTCCTAATTCTCTTATGATCGGGTTTACTGCAGAGTACGATTCCGGTGATATCCAGCCAGATGGGTTCGAAATCGAGGATGCAAGATGGTTTTCGGTCGAAAACCTGCCTGATCTGCCTGGAAAAATAAGCATTGCGAGAAAACTGATTGACCATTTCCTTAAAGAAGAAGGGCTGGAAGTTTAA
- a CDS encoding AzlC family ABC transporter permease: MARNGEKKKGAGDQNKDLFTIAFKTTIPVLLGYIPLGMAFGFLLDGAGYHWIYAFIMSLFVYAGSGQFLAVALLSAGAGLTEFAIATLLLNFRHAFYGLSLLEKFSGIGRVKPYLIFALTDETYALLTTTDVPQSSSKSKFYFYIAALDHLYWIAGSVLGAALGSVLDLNLDGMSFVLTALFVVLTIEQYFSSEARFPFIAAVGAGALSLILFSSDNMLLASIILGTLILIGREKSIQRTQKKQEMQKIQITEKSQKIQGVLEIQNGIRSIDTSIQPVEDKIKEEN; this comes from the coding sequence ATGGCCAGAAACGGAGAGAAGAAAAAAGGGGCAGGCGACCAGAACAAAGATCTTTTTACCATCGCCTTCAAAACTACAATTCCTGTGCTTCTTGGGTACATACCTCTCGGAATGGCTTTTGGATTTCTGCTTGACGGTGCAGGATATCACTGGATCTATGCTTTTATTATGAGCCTTTTTGTCTATGCAGGCTCAGGGCAGTTTCTGGCAGTAGCTCTACTTTCTGCAGGTGCAGGATTAACCGAGTTTGCCATAGCCACATTGCTTCTGAACTTCAGGCACGCTTTTTACGGGCTGTCTCTGCTTGAAAAGTTCTCCGGGATCGGCAGAGTTAAACCTTACCTGATCTTTGCGCTGACCGACGAAACATATGCTCTCCTGACCACAACTGATGTCCCGCAGAGCAGCTCGAAATCAAAGTTTTACTTTTATATTGCAGCCCTTGACCACCTGTACTGGATCGCAGGTTCGGTTCTGGGAGCTGCACTTGGCTCTGTCCTGGATCTTAATCTTGATGGCATGAGTTTCGTGCTGACTGCGCTTTTTGTGGTGCTGACCATAGAGCAGTACTTTAGTTCAGAGGCCCGCTTTCCGTTCATAGCTGCAGTCGGTGCAGGAGCGCTTTCTCTTATTCTGTTTAGTTCTGACAATATGTTGCTTGCCTCAATCATTCTCGGAACGCTGATCCTGATTGGCAGGGAAAAGTCAATACAGAGAACACAAAAAAAGCAGGAAATGCAGAAAATACAGATAACGGAGAAGAGCCAGAAAATACAGGGAGTTTTAGAAATACAGAATGGAATTCGGTCGATTGACACATCTATACAGCCTGTTGAGGACAAAATCAAGGAGGAAAACTGA